One part of the Desulfobulbaceae bacterium genome encodes these proteins:
- a CDS encoding sugar transferase, with product MKIFFDFIMSLAALVVLGIPMLIVAVLVRISSEGPVLYWSDRVGKNNTIFKMPKFRTMRINTPAVATHLLGDPDRFLTSIGKFLRKSSLDELPQLLSILKGDMSIVGPRPALFNQEDLISLRTENGVHVLLPGLTGWAQINGRDELPIPVKVEFDVYYLNHRSFAMDLRIIFLTFLKVIKSDGVTH from the coding sequence GTGAAGATTTTTTTTGATTTTATTATGTCATTGGCGGCGCTGGTTGTTTTGGGCATACCCATGCTGATCGTGGCAGTGTTGGTGAGGATTAGCTCCGAGGGTCCGGTGTTGTACTGGTCCGATAGGGTTGGAAAGAATAATACTATTTTTAAAATGCCCAAATTCCGAACTATGCGCATTAACACCCCGGCGGTGGCGACTCATCTTCTTGGCGACCCAGACCGGTTTCTTACCTCCATCGGAAAGTTCCTGCGCAAGTCAAGCCTTGATGAGCTCCCCCAACTTCTTAGTATCCTGAAGGGGGATATGAGTATTGTTGGTCCACGTCCGGCCCTTTTTAATCAGGAAGATTTGATCTCCCTGCGGACTGAAAATGGGGTCCATGTTTTGCTCCCTGGGCTTACCGGTTGGGCGCAGATCAATGGCCGGGACGAACTTCCTATTCCGGTCAAGGTGGAGTTTGATGTGTACTACCTAAATCACCGCTCTTTTGCCATGGATCTCCGGATTATCTTTCTTACATTTCTGAAAGTGATTAAAAGTGATGGGGTCACGCATTGA